Proteins from a single region of Apium graveolens cultivar Ventura chromosome 7, ASM990537v1, whole genome shotgun sequence:
- the LOC141673262 gene encoding uncharacterized protein LOC141673262, whose protein sequence is MAISWIHNNISDSIKKSILFVNSAADVWKLLEQRFQLTNGSRKYKLSKDLFNVKQNGSTLVEYYTSLSSIWEEIDVMTVLPVISFVSDEIRSFFKAIDVQKEESRLFQFLNGLDDCYAAQRSQILMFHPLPTVEMACSVIQQEESQRTALNNVGYEVTAMYNKIHTNSGTFNVCPECGRKGHGHDDCWRLIGYPKWHNKNKRTGSVSHNGNSSRPPEKWNLIKGGRMVNVA, encoded by the coding sequence ATGGCAATATCCTGGATTCATAACAATATCTCTGATTCGATTAAGAAATCGATTTTGTTTGTTAATTCTGCTGCTGATGTATGGAAGTTGTTAGAACAACGATTTCAGTTAACGAATGGTTCACGAAAGTATAAACTTAGTAAAGATTTGTTTAATGTTAAACAAAATGGATCAACTCTAGTAGAGTATTATACATCGTTGAGTTCAATTTGGGAAGAAATTGATGTGATGACTGTGTTACCAGTGATTAGTTTTGTTAGTGATGAAATTAGGTCATTCTTTAAGGCAATAGATGTTCAGAAAGAAGAATCTCGATTGTTTCAATTTCTCAATGGATTAGATGATTGTTATGCTGCACAACGAAGTCAGATCTTGATGTTTCATCCACTTCCAACTGTGGAAATGGCATGCTCTGTGATTCAACAAGAAGAATCACAGAGAACTGCTCTTAATAATGTTGGATATGAAGTGACTGCTATGTACAACAAAATACATACTAATTCTGGCACATTCAATGTATGTCCTGAATGTGGAAGAAAAGGTCATGGTCATGATGATTGTTGGAGGCTGATTGGATATCCAAAGTGGCATAATAAGAATAAGAGAACTGGATCTGTTAGTCATAATGGAAATAGTTCAAGACCACCAGAAAAATGGAACCTAATTAAAGGTGGACGAATGGTGAATGTAGCATAG
- the LOC141673263 gene encoding uncharacterized protein LOC141673263 — protein MFIEDQIKKGNMNQYLQRRLDDRDKPSGRGKHVVNMIFGGTSAPPRSPDEGSDVLMIQPAEDERIYFSSADYKGLDPEHNQALVVTLDIADNEVQRILVDNGSSANSVFEHTLNRMKLGHLRMDPCLEDPLYGFGNNMIPIRGVIYLPMVFGTAPRLVSHVMKFYVISAASSYNMILGRPTITKLRAIPCIIHLKLKFPTPGGIEELRGDQGASGR, from the coding sequence ATGTTCATTGAAGATCAGATAAAAAAGGGCAACATGAACCAGTACCTACAGAGAAGACTTGATGACAGAGATAAACCCTCCGGTAGAGGGAAACATGTGGTCAACATGATTTTTGGGGGGACCTCCGCCCCGCCCCGAAGTCCAGATGAGGGCAGCgatgtcttgatgatccagccGGCTGAAGATGAGCGCATATATTTCTCCAGTGCAGATTATAAAGGTCTGGATCCCGAGCACAACCAAGCCCTGGTCGTGACCCTCGACATCGCCGATAATGAGGTACAAAGAATTTTGGTTGATAATGGTTCCTCAGCTAACAGTGTTTTCGAACACACCCTCAACAGGATGAAGTTGGGACACCTCCGCATGGATCCATGCCTCGAAGATCCTCTCTACGGATTCGGAAATAATATGATCCCGATCCGCGGGGTAATATACCTCCCCATGGTCTTTGGTACCGCTCCCCGGCTGGTATCTCATGTCATGAAGTTCTACGTGATAAGTGCTGCATCCTCTTACAACATGATCCTGGGAAGACCTACCATCACCAAGCTCCGGGCCATCCCGTGTATAATTCACCTGAAGCTGAAGTTTCCCACCCCGGGAGGCATTGAGGAACTCAGGGGGGACCAGGGCGCTTCGGGAAGATGA